One genomic window of Microbacterium sp. BH-3-3-3 includes the following:
- a CDS encoding ribbon-helix-helix domain-containing protein, whose product MAEHEAINGVPVTEEQIEAWANEAEAGYDVATLKKRGRGRPGRGSEPSQVVALRLTADEMAALDARAAREGKSRSEVLREALSVA is encoded by the coding sequence ATGGCTGAGCATGAGGCGATCAACGGCGTTCCCGTGACCGAGGAACAGATCGAAGCCTGGGCGAACGAGGCCGAGGCGGGATACGACGTCGCGACGCTGAAGAAGCGCGGCCGAGGCCGTCCGGGCCGAGGCTCCGAACCCTCGCAAGTCGTGGCGTTGCGTCTCACCGCAGACGAGATGGCCGCGTTGGATGCGCGTGCGGCGCGCGAGGGCAAATCCCGCTCGGAGGTGCTCCGCGAGGCCCTGTCCGTCGCGTGA
- a CDS encoding toxin yields the protein MRIHPAAVKHGIEAEDARQAAEWAVWVEDLDDDSPARQLRLGFDTRGRLLETVVLVFDSGSEMVIHAMKARPQYVALLD from the coding sequence GTGAGAATCCACCCCGCCGCCGTCAAGCACGGGATAGAGGCCGAAGACGCGCGCCAGGCGGCCGAGTGGGCGGTATGGGTCGAGGACCTCGACGACGACAGTCCGGCCAGGCAGCTTCGCCTCGGTTTCGATACACGCGGTCGCTTGCTGGAGACGGTGGTACTCGTCTTCGACAGCGGCAGCGAGATGGTCATCCACGCGATGAAGGCTCGTCCGCAGTATGTCGCCCTGCTCGACTGA
- a CDS encoding VOC family protein → MSADSPSLVPELLVADISRSLTFWCELCGFAVDYAREDEGFAYLSRGGAHVMLEQQGIGRDWITAPLDRPLGRGVNFQITVPDLGPILSSLREAGHPLFMDPEMKWYRIGDNEEAGVEQFLVTDPDGYLVRFQASLGRRSTERY, encoded by the coding sequence GTGAGCGCCGACAGCCCCTCTCTGGTTCCCGAACTCCTGGTTGCGGACATCAGCAGGAGCCTTACGTTCTGGTGTGAGCTCTGCGGCTTCGCCGTCGACTACGCACGTGAGGACGAAGGGTTCGCCTACCTCTCGCGCGGTGGTGCGCACGTGATGCTTGAGCAGCAAGGCATCGGCCGAGACTGGATCACCGCACCGCTCGACCGTCCGTTGGGACGCGGGGTCAACTTTCAGATCACTGTCCCCGACCTTGGACCGATCCTCTCGTCTCTCCGAGAAGCTGGTCACCCGCTCTTCATGGACCCCGAGATGAAGTGGTACCGCATCGGCGACAACGAAGAGGCCGGAGTCGAGCAGTTCCTCGTTACCGACCCCGACGGGTATCTCGTGCGCTTCCAGGCCTCGCTCGGTCGTCGCTCCACCGAGCGTTACTGA